One genomic segment of Clostridium saccharoperbutylacetonicum N1-4(HMT) includes these proteins:
- a CDS encoding SDR family NAD(P)-dependent oxidoreductase produces the protein MKEKQKYIVITGASSGIGYETAKAFAKRNKNLVIVARSKDNLEKLKEEILQENPLLNVIIKCVDLSITSKVHQLYEELKPYCIETLINNAGFGNYSSVADQDIEKIETMLRLNIDALVILSSLFVRDYKDVTGSQLINISSSGGYIIVPNAVTYCASKFFVSTFTEGLARELKACNAKLQAKVLAPAATKTNFGNIANNVQKYDYDKSFGTYHTSKQMADFLLKLYDSNEVIGLVNRETFEFELSSPLFNYSGNSQNNQTCYTL, from the coding sequence ATGAAGGAAAAACAAAAATATATAGTTATTACAGGTGCAAGTTCAGGGATAGGATATGAGACTGCAAAAGCCTTTGCAAAACGCAATAAAAATTTAGTTATTGTTGCTCGCAGTAAAGATAATTTAGAAAAATTGAAAGAAGAAATCTTACAGGAGAATCCATTGTTGAATGTAATAATTAAATGTGTTGATTTATCTATAACATCAAAGGTACATCAACTTTATGAAGAATTGAAACCCTATTGTATAGAAACCTTAATTAATAATGCTGGTTTTGGTAATTATTCAAGCGTAGCTGATCAAGATATAGAAAAGATTGAAACTATGCTTCGCTTGAATATAGATGCTTTAGTAATATTATCCTCACTATTCGTGCGTGACTATAAAGATGTGACTGGTTCACAGCTTATAAATATTTCTTCAAGTGGTGGATATATTATTGTTCCAAATGCTGTTACCTACTGTGCTAGCAAATTTTTCGTAAGCACCTTTACTGAAGGCTTAGCAAGAGAATTAAAAGCCTGCAATGCTAAACTGCAAGCAAAAGTACTTGCACCAGCTGCCACTAAAACAAACTTCGGAAACATAGCCAATAATGTACAAAAATATGATTATGATAAGTCTTTTGGTACTTACCATACTAGCAAACAAATGGCTGATTTTTTACTTAAATTATATGATAGCAATGAAGTAATTGGACTAGTTAATAGAGAAACTTTTGAATTTGAATTAAGTTCTCCACTCTTTAATTATTCAGGAAATTCTCAAAATAATCAAACATGTTATACCTTATAG
- a CDS encoding MerR family transcriptional regulator, whose amino-acid sequence MNYSIGEFSKLTNLSIDTLRYYEKEGLITPERKENGRRYYSEKDVTWIAFIKRLKETRMPIKEIQEYAKLRAIGDKTMAERMEMLIKHRTALEEEIMRANENLQKLNEKIDFYKSAIDEKLIL is encoded by the coding sequence ATGAATTATTCAATAGGAGAATTTTCAAAACTTACTAATCTAAGTATAGATACCTTACGTTACTATGAAAAAGAAGGTTTAATTACTCCAGAGCGTAAAGAAAATGGAAGGCGTTATTATAGTGAAAAAGATGTAACGTGGATAGCGTTTATAAAAAGATTAAAAGAAACAAGAATGCCTATTAAGGAGATTCAGGAATATGCAAAGCTACGAGCTATTGGGGATAAAACTATGGCTGAAAGAATGGAGATGCTTATAAAACATAGAACTGCCTTAGAGGAAGAAATCATGAGAGCTAATGAAAATCTTCAAAAATTAAATGAAAAAATTGATTTCTATAAATCAGCTATTGATGAAAAATTAATATTATGA
- a CDS encoding TetR/AcrR family transcriptional regulator has product MNQEQETHAPRQKRSELTRSKILDTALELFCQKGYYKTTTNEIATCANISIGNLYFYFPNKETIFLEILDRYHQSFLAIHETFLSEMENLNDNFRDFLMKLMEVIIKNHEESKALNQEIQILSFSNPKVAEILETQQTHVENAVLRYFQKIKDKIKVHDIEAATSITFSLINSIVDQIVFSKNKISRKRLLEETVNAVEAYLFVVD; this is encoded by the coding sequence ATGAACCAGGAACAGGAAACACATGCACCAAGACAAAAAAGAAGTGAACTTACTAGAAGTAAAATTTTAGATACTGCCTTGGAACTATTTTGCCAGAAGGGCTACTATAAAACTACCACAAATGAAATTGCAACTTGTGCAAATATATCTATAGGAAATCTCTATTTCTATTTTCCTAACAAAGAAACTATATTTCTTGAAATATTAGATAGGTATCATCAATCTTTCTTGGCTATCCATGAAACTTTTTTAAGCGAAATGGAAAATTTGAATGATAATTTTAGAGATTTTCTCATGAAATTAATGGAAGTCATCATTAAAAATCATGAAGAGTCAAAAGCACTTAACCAAGAAATACAAATTCTCAGCTTTTCAAATCCTAAAGTTGCAGAAATTCTTGAAACTCAACAGACACATGTTGAAAATGCCGTACTTCGCTATTTTCAAAAAATCAAAGATAAAATCAAGGTACACGACATCGAGGCGGCTACCTCAATTACTTTTTCATTAATCAATTCCATTGTAGATCAAATAGTCTTTTCAAAAAATAAAATTTCCCGAAAGCGTCTATTAGAAGAAACTGTGAATGCTGTAGAAGCTTATCTTTTTGTAGTTGATTAA
- a CDS encoding alpha/beta hydrolase family protein has protein sequence MGFLFKNKHFDYQALRTLGTTPVGQADISEVTATSQKIKNGSCSSWCTEWEKTADRVRKFGEECLKEGLETSASESFLRASNYYRTAEFYLNYGSNKEYMDKINTLSTQCFNLAIKYGPYHIEPVEIPFEWISLPGHFYHADTKGPAPTIIVISGNDGTKEELYAIGIAAIKRGMNCLAFDGPGQGESIRRRNIPFRYNYETAIFPAVDFVLKDLSVDHDRIILWGESLGGYFAPRAAAFEKRISACIANGGLYDCLSLNPKKREATLNKIHKHATTFNLISRMLMKMSVALDWRFRHGFLTFGVDTPAEYVLSYKNFCLDGVTSKISCPVLVIGNESDKKAWNTQSKILYDKLECPKDYLFFTNNEGAGYHCQVGCRIYANDRIFNWIEKTIATI, from the coding sequence ATGGGATTTTTATTTAAAAACAAACATTTTGATTATCAAGCTCTCCGTACTCTTGGAACTACACCTGTAGGCCAAGCAGATATCTCTGAAGTTACAGCTACAAGCCAAAAAATAAAGAATGGAAGCTGCTCCAGTTGGTGTACCGAATGGGAAAAAACAGCTGATCGAGTTCGTAAATTTGGAGAAGAGTGTTTAAAAGAAGGCTTGGAAACAAGTGCCTCTGAATCTTTTCTTCGTGCTTCCAACTATTACAGAACAGCAGAATTTTATCTCAACTACGGAAGTAACAAAGAATATATGGATAAAATAAATACGTTAAGCACACAGTGCTTTAACCTTGCAATTAAGTATGGACCTTATCATATAGAACCAGTAGAAATCCCCTTCGAATGGATTAGCCTACCAGGTCATTTTTATCATGCAGACACCAAAGGACCTGCTCCAACTATCATAGTCATATCTGGAAATGACGGCACTAAGGAAGAATTATATGCTATTGGTATTGCTGCAATTAAACGTGGTATGAATTGCTTAGCTTTTGACGGACCAGGACAAGGAGAAAGTATCCGTAGACGTAATATCCCCTTCCGATATAATTATGAAACAGCTATTTTCCCTGCAGTTGACTTTGTTCTTAAAGATTTATCTGTAGACCATGACCGAATAATTTTATGGGGAGAAAGCCTTGGCGGTTATTTTGCACCTCGTGCAGCAGCCTTTGAAAAAAGAATTTCAGCCTGCATTGCAAATGGAGGCTTATATGACTGCCTTAGTTTAAATCCTAAAAAGCGTGAGGCTACATTAAACAAAATTCATAAACATGCAACAACTTTTAACCTAATATCTCGTATGCTTATGAAAATGAGTGTAGCTCTTGATTGGAGATTTAGACATGGTTTTTTAACATTTGGAGTTGATACTCCAGCCGAATATGTGCTTAGTTATAAAAATTTCTGCTTAGATGGTGTAACTTCAAAAATATCCTGTCCAGTTCTTGTTATAGGGAATGAAAGTGATAAAAAAGCTTGGAATACTCAGTCAAAAATTCTTTATGATAAATTGGAATGTCCAAAAGATTATTTATTTTTCACCAATAATGAAGGTGCAGGATACCATTGCCAAGTAGGATGCCGTATTTACGCTAACGATCGTATATTTAACTGGATTGAAAAAACTATTGCTACCATTTAA
- a CDS encoding MerR family transcriptional regulator, with translation MKINEVAKLTGITTRTLHYYDEIGLLKPSQITDAGYRLYDENNLSELQQILFFRELNFPLNEIKEIMTNSEYDKTEALKKHKELLLKKRERIDRLVTLVENTIKGDGEMSFKEFDMTEIESAKKKYAKEVKERFGNTEAYTESEEKTKNYGKEQWQEIDAESKKLLKAFADNMDKTPDSEDVQKLVKEWQNFITKSFYKCTNEILQGLGMMYVEDERFKKNIDSNGEGTAEFISKAIEIYCLNNKIK, from the coding sequence ATGAAAATTAATGAAGTAGCAAAATTAACGGGGATAACTACAAGAACTCTCCATTACTATGATGAAATAGGACTACTTAAACCTAGTCAAATTACAGATGCTGGTTATCGTTTATACGATGAGAATAATCTATCTGAATTACAGCAAATATTATTTTTTAGAGAATTGAATTTTCCACTTAATGAAATCAAAGAAATAATGACTAATTCTGAATATGACAAGACCGAAGCATTAAAAAAGCATAAAGAGTTATTGCTAAAAAAGCGTGAACGTATTGATAGATTGGTAACTCTTGTTGAAAATACAATAAAAGGAGATGGAGAAATGAGTTTTAAAGAATTTGATATGACTGAAATTGAAAGTGCTAAAAAGAAGTATGCAAAAGAAGTTAAGGAACGTTTTGGAAATACTGAGGCTTATACTGAAAGTGAAGAAAAAACAAAAAATTATGGTAAGGAGCAATGGCAGGAAATAGATGCTGAAAGTAAAAAGCTATTAAAAGCTTTTGCTGATAATATGGATAAAACTCCTGATAGTGAAGATGTACAGAAGTTGGTTAAGGAGTGGCAGAATTTCATTACTAAGAGCTTTTATAAATGTACAAATGAGATTTTACAAGGTTTAGGCATGATGTATGTTGAAGATGAAAGGTTTAAGAAAAATATTGATAGTAATGGTGAGGGAACAGCAGAATTTATTTCAAAAGCAATTGAAATTTACTGCTTAAATAACAAGATAAAATAA
- a CDS encoding DUF2334 domain-containing protein: MIYDKQLFSIESNLKISFEGKLLKFISPIYRDINRYFLPLVEFIGLIGGAFNITGSKIDILFKGKSPIFINYETDDYKFTLVNSVLYLSLFDICSMLNAKSKWDYDSSSIFLYLDRNKYESYTRPPGRNALIRFEDVTAGDEYLDSDNLEKFRIVADYMFSNGVPFHIAWIPRFVDPPNSIDNDISKDYSMPNSNFLFTMEYLLSRNGVIGLHGYTHQYQKEVSADGTEFNEERNNDEKSIRKRVEAAINMAKKLELPVKFFESPHYAATQFQQSIFEQYFDVIYEGYVGIWGRKIVKSPRNHRTLYIPTPLSYVEDKDSTKEMLDRINHLSENTLASLFYHPNIDFEYITLQNDTSGYPISNYSENSPLHRIIKKLYDKGYSFAKITDLGFNNTKNISIELVRLYKYFKNKIL; the protein is encoded by the coding sequence ATGATTTATGACAAGCAATTATTTTCAATAGAATCCAATTTAAAAATAAGTTTTGAAGGAAAATTATTAAAGTTTATAAGTCCTATATACCGAGACATTAATCGTTATTTTCTACCCTTGGTAGAATTTATTGGATTAATAGGAGGTGCGTTTAATATCACAGGAAGTAAAATCGATATACTATTTAAAGGGAAATCTCCAATATTTATAAACTATGAGACTGATGATTATAAATTTACTTTAGTTAATAGTGTATTATACTTATCGTTATTTGATATATGCAGTATGTTAAATGCTAAATCTAAATGGGATTATGATAGTAGTTCTATTTTTCTCTATTTGGATAGGAATAAGTATGAGAGTTATACAAGACCTCCTGGAAGAAACGCTTTAATTCGATTTGAAGATGTAACTGCAGGTGATGAGTATTTGGATTCTGACAATCTGGAGAAATTCAGAATAGTTGCAGATTATATGTTTTCAAATGGTGTTCCATTTCATATAGCATGGATACCAAGGTTTGTTGATCCTCCAAACAGCATTGATAATGATATATCTAAAGATTATAGTATGCCTAATTCCAACTTCCTTTTTACAATGGAGTATTTACTGAGTAGAAATGGTGTGATTGGGTTGCATGGCTATACTCATCAGTATCAGAAAGAGGTAAGTGCAGATGGGACTGAGTTTAATGAAGAGCGAAATAATGATGAAAAGAGTATACGAAAAAGGGTAGAAGCAGCTATTAATATGGCAAAAAAATTAGAACTTCCTGTTAAGTTTTTTGAGAGTCCTCATTATGCAGCTACTCAGTTTCAGCAAAGTATATTTGAACAATATTTTGACGTGATTTATGAAGGCTATGTAGGTATATGGGGAAGAAAAATAGTTAAAAGTCCTAGGAATCATAGAACATTATATATTCCAACACCTTTAAGTTATGTAGAAGATAAAGACAGTACGAAAGAAATGCTTGATAGAATAAATCATTTAAGTGAGAATACATTAGCTAGTTTATTTTATCATCCAAATATTGATTTTGAATATATAACTCTTCAAAATGATACTAGTGGATACCCAATAAGCAATTATTCAGAAAATTCTCCGCTTCATCGAATTATAAAAAAGTTATATGATAAAGGGTATAGTTTTGCAAAGATAACGGATTTAGGTTTTAATAATACGAAAAATATATCTATTGAATTAGTTAGATTATATAAATATTTTAAAAATAAAATATTATGA
- a CDS encoding radical SAM protein: protein MSNFSYKDIYMEDVRRVLEVNILPEKHCNFDCIFCPIGRSQNKVDTQKSFDKIDSSLAELESKIETGKAELIFINSKGEALVHDKIDDIIDFVKAKGLQVRLLSNGYLLSREEYIEISNKCDEVVGEIKVITEEDFQKVQRPIEGYTLAEYISNMASFNKQYKGKFIFEITIIKGYNDDEKSIEKIKAVIKEISPDEIIVARMEEDRFKKKLGITDERYEEISKALLDDVWKF, encoded by the coding sequence ATGAGTAATTTTAGTTACAAAGATATTTATATGGAAGATGTGAGAAGAGTGTTGGAGGTTAATATACTTCCAGAAAAACATTGTAATTTCGATTGTATATTTTGTCCTATTGGAAGGTCACAAAATAAGGTGGATACACAAAAATCCTTTGATAAAATAGATAGTTCATTGGCTGAATTGGAAAGCAAAATAGAAACTGGAAAAGCAGAATTAATATTTATTAATTCTAAGGGAGAGGCTTTAGTACATGATAAGATTGATGATATTATTGATTTTGTTAAAGCTAAAGGCCTGCAAGTAAGACTGCTTTCTAATGGATATTTATTAAGTAGGGAGGAATATATAGAAATTTCTAATAAATGTGATGAAGTGGTTGGAGAGATAAAAGTAATAACAGAAGAAGATTTTCAAAAAGTTCAAAGACCAATTGAAGGATATACCTTAGCAGAATATATTTCTAATATGGCTTCTTTTAATAAGCAATACAAAGGGAAATTTATATTTGAAATCACTATAATTAAAGGCTACAATGATGATGAAAAATCAATTGAGAAGATAAAAGCTGTAATTAAGGAAATATCTCCTGATGAGATAATTGTTGCAAGAATGGAAGAGGATAGATTTAAGAAAAAACTTGGTATAACTGATGAAAGATATGAGGAAATTTCAAAGGCATTACTAGATGATGTATGGAAGTTTTAA
- a CDS encoding histidine phosphatase family protein: protein MKLLLIRHGQTEWNIKGKIQGSCDIELNDTGIRQAEELSSKMLENKYKFSKIYSSKQKRASKTAEILSKTTNIEYAVIEGLEEMNLGVWEGLSWAEVKEKYPAEYEKWYLNRRYTKTPKGESYEDMLQRVFATIKNIIKGNCEDVVIVTHSAVIMSIQCFLTNTPFDEMTKFKTENTSITEVDSDLLLQLLSNII, encoded by the coding sequence ATGAAATTACTTTTGATAAGACACGGACAAACCGAATGGAATATAAAAGGGAAGATACAGGGAAGTTGCGATATTGAACTTAATGACACTGGCATCAGACAAGCAGAAGAATTGAGTAGTAAGATGTTAGAAAATAAATATAAATTCTCAAAGATTTACTCAAGTAAACAAAAAAGAGCAAGTAAGACAGCAGAAATTTTAAGTAAAACTACTAATATAGAGTATGCAGTAATAGAAGGATTAGAAGAAATGAACCTAGGAGTATGGGAAGGATTATCCTGGGCAGAAGTCAAAGAAAAGTATCCAGCTGAATATGAGAAATGGTACTTAAATCGAAGATACACTAAGACTCCTAAAGGAGAATCCTATGAAGATATGTTACAGCGTGTTTTTGCTACAATAAAGAATATTATTAAGGGAAATTGTGAGGATGTTGTAATTGTAACTCATAGTGCTGTGATAATGAGTATACAATGTTTCTTAACCAACACTCCATTTGATGAAATGACTAAATTTAAAACAGAGAATACTTCAATTACAGAGGTAGATAGTGATTTGTTGCTGCAATTGCTATCTAACATTATTTAG
- a CDS encoding leucine-rich repeat domain-containing protein, protein MIKNFSKKIIALVILIAVIICYAAKDVIFNYYYTNFSEAYADPISSEADFKFDSKTGEIIKYIGKQPKVVIPDTINGEAVTGIRKNAFADCSNLEKITISDSITNIGINAFGNCVNLKNILVKYNNKYYTSIDGVLFNKLKTEIIKYPEGKKETNYTIPKSVVSIGDGTFISSHNLTNITIPNSVTSIGEKAFNGCNGLASINIPDGVTNIGNNAFGHCNKLINIKIPSGVTNISSSEFADCISLESVTISNSVVSIGDSAFYGCIGLKSIEIPDSVTSIGSGAFYGCSNLEKVTIPNGLVSIEKYAFYECVSLADVTIPSSVTSIGKNAFLGCVNTIFYLENQKTKELLLQLEDNSATYMDSSKIVIK, encoded by the coding sequence ATGATAAAAAACTTTTCGAAGAAAATTATTGCTCTAGTAATACTTATTGCAGTAATTATTTGTTATGCAGCTAAAGATGTAATTTTTAATTATTATTATACAAATTTTAGTGAAGCATATGCGGATCCAATAAGTAGCGAAGCAGATTTTAAGTTTGATTCTAAAACAGGAGAAATAATAAAATATATAGGGAAGCAACCTAAAGTAGTTATACCAGATACAATTAATGGCGAAGCAGTGACAGGTATAAGGAAAAATGCATTTGCAGATTGCAGTAATTTAGAAAAGATAACAATTTCTGATAGCATAACGAATATAGGGATCAATGCCTTTGGAAACTGTGTTAATTTAAAGAATATACTTGTGAAATATAATAATAAATATTATACGAGCATTGATGGGGTGCTGTTCAATAAGCTGAAGACTGAAATAATAAAATATCCTGAAGGAAAAAAAGAGACAAACTACACAATTCCTAAAAGTGTTGTAAGTATTGGAGATGGGACATTTATATCCTCTCATAATCTAACTAATATAACTATTCCTAATAGTGTAACAAGTATTGGAGAAAAAGCATTTAATGGTTGTAATGGCTTAGCAAGTATAAATATACCTGATGGTGTGACTAATATAGGTAATAATGCATTTGGGCATTGTAATAAATTGATAAACATAAAAATTCCGAGTGGTGTAACGAATATAAGCAGTAGTGAATTTGCAGATTGTATTAGCTTAGAAAGTGTAACAATTTCTAATAGTGTAGTAAGTATAGGGGATAGTGCGTTTTATGGTTGTATTGGCTTAAAAAGCATTGAAATTCCGGACAGCGTTACAAGTATTGGAAGTGGTGCATTTTATGGCTGCAGTAATCTGGAAAAGGTAACTATTCCAAATGGATTAGTGAGTATAGAAAAATATGCGTTTTATGAATGTGTTAGTTTAGCAGATGTAACAATCCCAAGTAGTGTAACAAGTATAGGGAAAAATGCATTTTTGGGCTGTGTTAATACTATATTTTATTTGGAAAATCAAAAAACTAAAGAATTGCTCCTTCAGCTAGAGGATAATTCAGCTACATATATGGATAGTAGTAAGATAGTAATAAAATAA